Proteins from one Streptomyces sp. NBC_00289 genomic window:
- a CDS encoding dipeptidase: MADLQDELHTAPEVDALDDPSEPPADPFAAEPHAAVSDPDDAPLERAHALLAVHPVADGYSGLPWALRHLHWFDLELGECAVDTDLPRLREGHVGALFWSLHLPEGLQGERAVGATLDQLDLVKTVVRNHPEGLRLAHTVGQVTDVRNCGRVAVLLGPASAASLGDSLGILRSLHALGLRVLTLTGASWASEEGLTRFGEEVLREMNRLGVLADLSGASADTIRRVLGVSKAPVLCTRSAARALRPHPANLPDELLAELGTAKGLCMVPLTAEQTGTTVRDVADHLDHVRGLAGPECVGLSGTYDAGTAHPWDLRDASRYPHLVAELFRRGWSEADIAMLTWGNVQRVLRDGDFTARAAQMRREPSTAKISELDG; the protein is encoded by the coding sequence ATGGCAGACCTCCAGGACGAACTGCACACAGCCCCAGAGGTCGACGCGCTCGACGACCCGTCCGAGCCCCCCGCGGACCCCTTCGCGGCGGAGCCCCACGCCGCCGTGTCCGACCCGGACGACGCCCCCCTGGAGCGGGCTCACGCCCTCCTCGCCGTGCACCCCGTCGCCGACGGGTACAGCGGGCTTCCCTGGGCGCTGCGCCACCTGCACTGGTTCGACCTGGAACTCGGCGAGTGCGCGGTCGACACGGACCTGCCGCGGCTGCGCGAGGGCCACGTGGGCGCGCTGTTCTGGTCGCTGCACCTGCCCGAGGGACTACAGGGCGAGCGGGCCGTCGGCGCCACCCTGGACCAGCTGGACCTGGTGAAGACGGTGGTGCGCAACCACCCCGAGGGGCTGCGGCTGGCCCACACCGTCGGACAGGTCACCGACGTGCGCAACTGCGGCCGCGTCGCCGTCCTGCTGGGGCCCGCCTCGGCCGCGTCGCTCGGCGACTCGCTGGGCATCCTGCGCTCCCTGCACGCCCTCGGGCTGCGCGTCCTGACGCTCACCGGGGCGTCCTGGGCGAGCGAGGAGGGGCTCACCCGCTTCGGCGAGGAGGTGCTGCGCGAGATGAACCGTCTCGGTGTCCTCGCCGATCTCTCCGGCGCCTCCGCGGACACGATCCGGCGCGTCCTCGGCGTCTCCAAGGCACCAGTGCTGTGCACCCGCTCCGCCGCCCGCGCCCTGCGCCCGCACCCGGCGAACCTCCCCGACGAACTGCTCGCCGAGCTGGGCACCGCGAAGGGCCTGTGCATGGTGCCGCTGACCGCCGAACAGACCGGCACGACCGTCCGGGACGTCGCCGACCACCTCGACCACGTCCGCGGGCTCGCCGGCCCGGAGTGCGTCGGCCTGTCCGGCACCTACGACGCCGGGACCGCTCACCCGTGGGACCTCCGTGACGCCTCCCGCTACCCGCACCTCGTCGCCGAGCTGTTCCGGCGAGGCTGGTCCGAGGCCGACATCGCCATGCTGACCTGGGGAAACGTGCAGAGGGTGCTGCGGGACGGCGACTTCACGGCCCGCGCCGCACAGATGCGACGCGAGCCGTCCACGGCCAAGATCAGCGAGCTCGACGGCTAG
- a CDS encoding VOC family protein → MATVARLRSVVVDCPDPHALAAFYAEVGGGTPRAEDDDWVVLTIPDGPRLAFQRAPGLTPPEWPRADRNAQQFHLDFDAGSTWEEMDAAHERVLALGAKPLDLTDRETKDFMVYADPAGHPFCLCRIERA, encoded by the coding sequence ATGGCAACCGTGGCCCGGCTGCGTTCCGTCGTCGTCGACTGTCCGGACCCGCACGCGCTCGCCGCCTTCTACGCCGAGGTCGGCGGCGGCACGCCCCGGGCCGAGGACGACGACTGGGTCGTTCTGACGATCCCGGACGGGCCACGGCTCGCCTTCCAGCGGGCGCCCGGTCTCACCCCGCCGGAGTGGCCGCGGGCCGACCGGAACGCGCAGCAGTTCCACCTCGACTTCGACGCCGGGTCCACCTGGGAGGAGATGGACGCGGCGCACGAGCGGGTGCTGGCGCTGGGCGCGAAGCCACTGGACCTGACGGACCGGGAGACGAAGGACTTCATGGTGTACGCCGATCCGGCGGGGCACCCGTTCTGCCTGTGCCGGATCGAGCGGGCCTGA
- a CDS encoding VOC family protein, protein MALAKLGDVVLDCPDPSALAGFYAEVLGGTVEQQEDWVDLKLPGGQTLAFQAAPGYVPPKWPAPDASQQFHLDLTVDDLDAAEKGVLALGAKPLDTEDRSRSFRVYADPAGHPFCLCAS, encoded by the coding sequence ATGGCACTCGCCAAGCTGGGTGACGTCGTCCTGGACTGTCCCGACCCGAGCGCGCTCGCCGGTTTCTACGCCGAGGTGCTGGGCGGCACCGTCGAGCAGCAGGAGGACTGGGTGGACCTGAAGCTGCCCGGCGGACAGACGCTGGCCTTCCAGGCCGCGCCCGGGTACGTACCGCCGAAGTGGCCCGCGCCCGACGCGTCGCAGCAGTTCCACCTCGACCTGACGGTCGACGACCTGGACGCGGCCGAGAAGGGCGTGCTGGCGCTCGGAGCCAAGCCGCTGGACACCGAGGACCGGTCGCGGAGCTTCCGGGTTTACGCGGATCCGGCGGGGCACCCGTTCTGTCTCTGCGCCTCCTGA
- a CDS encoding CGNR zinc finger domain-containing protein — MSERSPAPGGLELVESLVNTLDLESEADSLDTAEGRARLGLTQDEVPGARELRESLRAVLLAHAGHPPHREVTPLGELLAGAPLLVAVDARDGSARLGPADGRTLLSRVAAAVAEALVAGTWNRLKACEAVTCHWAYYDRSPAGRGRWCSMAVCGARAKMRRYRAK; from the coding sequence ATGAGTGAGAGATCGCCGGCGCCGGGGGGCCTGGAGCTGGTGGAGTCCCTGGTCAACACGCTGGACCTCGAGTCGGAGGCCGACTCGCTGGACACGGCGGAGGGCCGGGCGCGTCTCGGGCTCACGCAGGACGAGGTGCCGGGGGCTCGCGAGCTGCGCGAGTCGCTGCGCGCGGTGCTGCTCGCGCACGCCGGCCACCCGCCGCACCGCGAGGTGACCCCGCTGGGCGAGCTGCTGGCCGGGGCCCCGCTCCTGGTGGCGGTCGACGCCCGGGACGGCTCCGCCAGGCTCGGCCCCGCCGACGGACGCACCCTGCTGTCCCGGGTCGCGGCGGCCGTCGCGGAGGCGCTCGTCGCGGGCACCTGGAACCGGCTGAAGGCCTGCGAGGCCGTGACCTGCCACTGGGCGTACTACGACCGCAGCCCGGCCGGACGCGGCCGCTGGTGCTCCATGGCGGTGTGCGGCGCGCGCGCCAAGATGCGCCGGTACCGGGCCAAGTAG
- a CDS encoding UDP-glucose/GDP-mannose dehydrogenase family protein: MSLKITVIGTGYLGATHAAAMAELGFEVLGLDVVPEKIDMLQQGRVPMYEPGLEDLLRKHVAGIEGSSGRLRFTMDWAEVGEFGDVHFVCVNTPQRHGEYACDMSYVDAAIASLAPHLRGPALVVGKSTVPVGSADRLAAYLAEHAPAGEDAELAWNPEFLREGFAVDDTLHPDRIVVGVRSERAEKLLREVYMTPVGEGTPFVVTDFPTAELVKTSANSFLATKISFINAMAEVCEAADGDVAKLAEAIGYDDRIGKKFLRAGIGFGGGCLPKDIRAFMARAGELGADQALTFLREIDSINMRQRGQMVELARQVLGGGPFLGKRVAVLGATFKPDSDDVRDSPALNVAGQIHLQGGQVTVYDPKGMDNARRLFPTLAYADSAVEAVRGADVVLHLTEWREFRELDPAALGEVAAARVVLDGRNALDPELWRRAGWRYRAMGRPTA; this comes from the coding sequence ATGAGCCTCAAGATCACCGTGATCGGCACCGGCTATCTCGGCGCCACGCACGCCGCCGCCATGGCCGAGCTCGGGTTCGAGGTGCTGGGGCTCGACGTCGTGCCCGAGAAGATCGACATGCTCCAGCAGGGCCGGGTCCCGATGTACGAGCCCGGCCTGGAGGATTTGCTGCGCAAGCACGTCGCCGGCATCGAGGGGTCCAGCGGGCGGCTGCGGTTCACCATGGACTGGGCCGAGGTCGGGGAGTTCGGCGACGTCCACTTCGTCTGCGTGAACACCCCGCAGCGGCACGGCGAGTACGCCTGTGACATGTCCTACGTCGACGCCGCCATCGCCTCGCTCGCGCCCCACCTCAGGGGCCCCGCCCTGGTCGTCGGCAAGTCCACCGTGCCGGTCGGCTCCGCGGACCGGCTGGCCGCCTACCTGGCCGAGCACGCGCCCGCCGGCGAGGACGCCGAGCTGGCCTGGAACCCGGAGTTCCTGCGCGAGGGCTTCGCGGTCGACGACACACTGCACCCGGACCGGATCGTGGTCGGCGTGCGCAGCGAGCGGGCCGAGAAGCTGCTGCGGGAGGTGTACATGACGCCGGTGGGCGAGGGCACGCCGTTCGTCGTCACCGACTTCCCGACCGCCGAGCTGGTGAAGACCTCGGCGAACTCCTTCCTCGCGACCAAGATCTCCTTCATCAACGCCATGGCCGAGGTCTGCGAGGCGGCGGACGGCGACGTGGCCAAGCTCGCCGAGGCGATCGGGTACGACGACCGGATCGGGAAGAAGTTCCTGCGGGCCGGGATCGGGTTCGGCGGTGGCTGTCTGCCGAAGGACATCCGGGCGTTCATGGCGCGCGCCGGTGAGCTGGGCGCCGACCAGGCGCTGACCTTCCTGCGCGAGATCGACTCGATCAACATGCGCCAGCGGGGCCAGATGGTGGAGCTGGCCCGGCAGGTGCTGGGGGGCGGCCCGTTCCTGGGCAAGCGGGTCGCCGTGCTGGGCGCCACCTTCAAGCCCGACTCGGACGACGTCCGGGACTCGCCCGCGCTCAACGTCGCCGGGCAGATCCACCTTCAGGGCGGGCAGGTGACGGTCTACGACCCCAAGGGCATGGACAACGCCCGCCGGCTCTTCCCGACCCTCGCCTACGCCGACTCGGCGGTCGAGGCCGTCCGGGGCGCCGACGTCGTGCTGCACCTGACGGAGTGGCGGGAGTTCCGCGAGCTGGACCCGGCGGCGCTGGGCGAGGTGGCGGCGGCCCGGGTCGTCCTCGACGGCCGCAACGCGCTCGACCCTGAGCTGTGGCGGCGGGCCGGGTGGAGGTACCGGGCGATGGGCCGTCCGACCGCGTAG
- a CDS encoding acyl-CoA dehydrogenase family protein — protein sequence MAGSADFDLYRPSDEHDMLREAIRALADAKIAPFAAAVDEEARFPQEALDALVAADLHAVHVPEEYGGSGADALATVIVIEEVARACVSSSLIPAVNKLGSLPVILSGSEDLKKRYLSPLAKGDAMFSYALSEPDAGSDAAGMKTKAVRDGDHYVLNGVKRWITNAGVSEYYTVMAVTDPSKRSKGISAFVVEKSDEGVSFGAPEKKLGIKGSPTREVYLDNVRIPADRMIGAEGTGFATAMKTLDHTRITIAAQALGVAQGALDYAKGYVRERKQFGKPIADFQGIQFMLADMAMKVEAARQLTYAAAAKSERGDSDLTFQGAAAKCFASDVAMEVTTDAVQLLGGYGYTRDYPVERMMRDAKITQIYEGTNQVQRIVMARNLP from the coding sequence TTGGCCGGATCGGCTGACTTCGACCTGTACCGCCCGTCCGACGAGCACGACATGCTCCGCGAGGCCATCCGCGCGCTGGCCGACGCGAAGATCGCGCCGTTCGCCGCCGCGGTGGACGAGGAGGCACGCTTCCCGCAGGAGGCGCTCGACGCGCTGGTGGCCGCCGACCTGCACGCCGTCCACGTACCCGAGGAGTACGGCGGCTCCGGCGCGGACGCCCTGGCCACGGTGATCGTGATCGAGGAGGTCGCCCGCGCCTGCGTGTCCTCCTCCCTGATCCCCGCGGTGAACAAGCTGGGCTCGCTCCCGGTGATCCTCTCCGGCTCGGAGGACCTGAAGAAGAGGTACCTGTCGCCGCTCGCGAAGGGCGACGCGATGTTCTCGTACGCCCTCTCCGAGCCCGACGCGGGCTCCGACGCGGCCGGCATGAAGACCAAGGCGGTCCGCGACGGCGACCACTACGTCCTCAACGGCGTGAAGCGCTGGATCACCAACGCGGGCGTCTCCGAGTACTACACGGTGATGGCGGTCACGGACCCCTCGAAGCGCAGCAAGGGCATCTCGGCCTTCGTCGTCGAGAAGTCGGACGAGGGCGTCTCCTTCGGCGCCCCCGAGAAGAAGCTCGGCATCAAGGGCTCCCCGACCCGCGAGGTCTACCTCGACAACGTCCGCATCCCGGCCGACCGCATGATCGGCGCGGAGGGCACGGGCTTCGCGACGGCGATGAAGACCCTCGACCACACCCGCATCACCATCGCCGCCCAAGCCCTCGGTGTCGCCCAGGGCGCCCTGGACTACGCCAAGGGCTATGTGCGCGAGCGCAAGCAGTTCGGCAAGCCGATCGCCGACTTCCAGGGCATCCAGTTCATGCTCGCCGACATGGCCATGAAGGTGGAGGCGGCCCGCCAGCTGACATACGCGGCTGCGGCCAAGTCCGAGCGCGGCGACAGTGACCTCACCTTCCAGGGCGCGGCCGCGAAGTGCTTCGCATCGGACGTGGCGATGGAGGTCACCACGGACGCGGTCCAGCTGCTCGGCGGGTACGGGTACACCCGGGACTACCCGGTCGAGCGGATGATGCGCGACGCGAAGATCACCCAGATCTACGAAGGCACGAACCAGGTCCAGCGGATCGTGATGGCGCGGAACCTGCCGTAA
- a CDS encoding four-helix bundle copper-binding protein, protein MQQPTTATMSKEMQDCVEACMSCHSVCEETMSSCMQMGGQAQMQIMRALMDCSEMTRMCSDMMMRRSPMATEMCALCARACDMCAEACMSMPDDPQMMRCAEACRRCADMCRSMAGAATTM, encoded by the coding sequence ATGCAGCAGCCCACCACGGCCACCATGAGCAAGGAGATGCAGGACTGCGTCGAGGCGTGCATGTCCTGCCACAGCGTCTGCGAGGAGACCATGAGCTCCTGCATGCAGATGGGCGGACAGGCCCAGATGCAGATCATGCGCGCGCTCATGGACTGCTCCGAGATGACCCGCATGTGCTCGGACATGATGATGCGCCGCTCGCCCATGGCGACCGAGATGTGCGCGTTGTGCGCCCGGGCCTGCGACATGTGCGCGGAGGCGTGTATGTCCATGCCGGACGACCCGCAGATGATGCGCTGTGCCGAGGCGTGTCGCCGTTGCGCGGACATGTGCCGCTCGATGGCGGGCGCCGCCACCACGATGTGA
- a CDS encoding M48 family metallopeptidase has product MRPEERQGRLERARRTLARRHGEKLLAEVTGGVELRARRDASALLAYTIAVAVHALTLVLAAAGIWWIVRGWGGISMALGLFPLALAWGLRPRLPRLPKDEPVLRRETAPELFALIDETALVAGTRGVDTIAVDAELNASVTTYGLRGRRLLTLGLPLWQILPPRQRIALLVHELGHYGNGDSRHGLVVATACRSLTAWRYYFALTPKPNIVQLVVNLACFVPGLLVTGVLRLLDRLTMRAAQRAEYLADRVAARAASTEAAVELMDRLLVVDSAATTLRREANQAALRGARRTGQAGDQDRGEGLWERLAVHMASIPEYEYERLRRVGALRGHSVDATHPPTHLRRTGLLTGPVHPAAVVTGEEREGRIAAELADARSRTARQILRDGFPDR; this is encoded by the coding sequence GTGAGACCCGAGGAACGGCAGGGGCGGCTGGAGCGCGCACGTCGGACACTGGCCCGGCGGCACGGCGAGAAGCTGCTCGCCGAGGTGACCGGCGGAGTGGAACTGCGAGCGCGACGGGACGCCTCCGCCCTCCTCGCCTACACCATCGCAGTCGCCGTGCACGCGCTGACCCTCGTGCTCGCCGCAGCCGGGATCTGGTGGATCGTCCGCGGCTGGGGCGGCATCTCGATGGCGCTCGGTCTGTTTCCGCTCGCGCTGGCATGGGGTCTGCGGCCGCGCCTGCCCCGGCTGCCGAAGGACGAGCCGGTACTGCGCCGCGAGACGGCCCCCGAGCTGTTCGCGCTGATCGACGAGACCGCACTGGTCGCCGGTACCCGCGGGGTGGACACGATCGCGGTCGACGCCGAACTCAACGCGAGCGTGACGACGTACGGACTCCGTGGGCGCCGGCTGCTGACGCTGGGGCTGCCCCTGTGGCAGATCCTCCCGCCGCGGCAGCGAATCGCCCTCCTGGTCCACGAGCTCGGCCACTACGGCAACGGGGACAGCCGCCACGGGCTGGTCGTCGCGACCGCCTGCCGTTCACTGACCGCCTGGCGTTACTACTTCGCCCTCACCCCGAAGCCGAACATCGTCCAACTGGTCGTGAACCTGGCCTGCTTCGTGCCCGGCCTGCTCGTCACCGGCGTCCTGCGGCTGCTCGACCGGCTGACCATGCGCGCCGCCCAGCGCGCCGAGTACCTCGCCGACCGCGTCGCCGCCCGGGCCGCGTCGACCGAGGCGGCCGTCGAACTCATGGACCGGCTGCTGGTCGTGGACTCCGCCGCCACGACGCTGCGGCGCGAGGCCAACCAGGCCGCTCTGCGCGGAGCGCGCCGTACCGGACAGGCCGGCGACCAGGACCGTGGGGAGGGACTGTGGGAGCGGCTCGCCGTGCACATGGCGTCGATCCCGGAGTACGAGTACGAGCGCCTTCGGCGGGTCGGCGCGCTGCGCGGACACAGTGTCGACGCGACTCATCCGCCGACCCATCTGCGGCGTACGGGCCTGCTCACCGGCCCGGTCCACCCCGCGGCCGTGGTGACAGGCGAGGAGCGCGAGGGACGGATCGCCGCGGAGCTCGCCGACGCGCGAAGCAGGACGGCGCGGCAGATCCTGCGCGACGGCTTCCCGGACCGGTGA
- a CDS encoding LCP family protein: protein MNDWPQGRSGDNRDNRYGRGSANAQPESARVMRQVRRGDPAAPPYGAGVPQQPTYVDGQGHGGYGYGDGSGDTYDSGYNTGHVYGAPGGGGPGGPAGPGERGPRPAPDWRRRIKWTTITVVTVLVVTTVGTYFWADSKLKREVDLSKVIDRPDGGDGTNYLIVGSDSREGLSDADKKNLHTGSAGGKRTDSMMILHVGGNGDTLISLPRDSDVEIPTYVGSESGKTFKGSGRHTKLNAAYAEDGPTLLVRAVEFNTGLRIDHYVEIGFAGFASIVDAVGGVDITIDKAFKDKYSGADFKAGKQTLNGEEALAFVRTRHAFAASDLERTKNQQKFLAALAHQVATPSTVLNPFKLYPTMGAGLDSLIVDKDMGLYDLGSMFFAMKGVNGGDGTSMNMPISGSTGGNLVWDKAKVKTLVNELNNDEKVTVSGS from the coding sequence ATGAACGATTGGCCCCAGGGACGGTCCGGCGACAACCGTGACAACCGCTACGGACGCGGCAGCGCGAACGCGCAGCCCGAGAGCGCCCGCGTCATGCGTCAGGTTCGCCGCGGCGACCCCGCGGCGCCGCCCTACGGGGCCGGGGTGCCGCAGCAGCCGACGTACGTCGACGGCCAGGGCCACGGCGGCTACGGCTACGGCGACGGCTCCGGCGACACCTACGACAGCGGCTACAACACGGGCCACGTCTACGGCGCCCCCGGCGGCGGCGGACCCGGCGGACCGGCCGGTCCCGGCGAACGTGGTCCCCGCCCCGCGCCGGACTGGCGCCGGCGCATCAAGTGGACGACGATCACCGTGGTGACGGTGCTGGTCGTGACGACCGTCGGCACCTACTTCTGGGCCGACTCCAAGCTGAAGCGCGAGGTCGACCTCTCGAAGGTCATCGACCGGCCCGACGGGGGCGACGGTACGAACTACCTGATCGTCGGCTCCGACAGCCGCGAGGGCCTGTCCGACGCGGACAAGAAGAACCTGCACACCGGCTCCGCCGGCGGCAAGCGCACCGACTCGATGATGATCCTGCACGTCGGCGGCAACGGCGACACACTGATCTCGCTCCCCCGCGACTCGGACGTGGAGATCCCGACGTACGTCGGCTCGGAGTCCGGCAAGACGTTCAAGGGCAGCGGCCGGCACACGAAGCTGAACGCGGCCTACGCGGAGGACGGCCCGACGCTGCTGGTGCGCGCCGTCGAGTTCAACACCGGGCTGCGCATCGACCACTACGTGGAGATCGGCTTCGCCGGTTTCGCGAGCATCGTGGACGCGGTCGGCGGCGTCGACATCACCATCGACAAGGCCTTCAAGGACAAGTACTCGGGCGCCGACTTCAAGGCGGGCAAGCAGACGCTGAACGGCGAGGAGGCCCTCGCCTTCGTCCGTACCCGGCACGCCTTCGCGGCCTCGGACCTGGAGCGCACGAAGAACCAGCAGAAGTTCCTGGCGGCCCTCGCCCACCAGGTGGCGACCCCGTCGACCGTGCTGAACCCCTTCAAGCTCTACCCGACGATGGGCGCGGGCCTGGACTCCCTGATCGTCGACAAGGACATGGGGCTGTACGACCTGGGGTCCATGTTCTTCGCGATGAAGGGCGTCAACGGCGGCGACGGCACCTCCATGAACATGCCGATCTCGGGCTCCACCGGCGGCAACCTCGTCTGGGACAAGGCGAAGGTCAAGACGCTGGTGAACGAGCTGAACAACGACGAGAAGGTCACGGTGTCGGGCAGCTGA
- a CDS encoding acyl-CoA thioesterase translates to MTDQVSAAQSAVEDIPGKPTSASRTTLSHIMTHADTNLLGTVHGGVIMKLVDDAAGAVAGRHSGGPAVTASMDEMAFLEPVRVGDLVHVKAQVNWTGRTSMEVGVRVLAERWNESTPPTQVGSAYLVFAAVDADGKPRRVPPVVPETERDERRCQEAQIRRTHRLARRRAIMELREKRAAEGLAD, encoded by the coding sequence ATGACAGACCAGGTCTCCGCCGCGCAGTCGGCGGTCGAGGACATTCCCGGCAAGCCCACTTCGGCGTCCCGCACCACGCTCAGCCACATCATGACCCACGCCGACACCAACCTCCTGGGGACGGTGCACGGGGGCGTGATCATGAAGCTGGTCGACGACGCGGCCGGCGCGGTGGCGGGGCGGCACAGCGGTGGGCCCGCGGTCACCGCGTCCATGGACGAGATGGCGTTTCTGGAGCCGGTCCGCGTCGGCGACCTCGTCCATGTGAAGGCCCAGGTCAACTGGACCGGCCGGACCTCGATGGAGGTCGGCGTCAGGGTCCTGGCGGAGCGCTGGAACGAGTCCACCCCGCCCACCCAGGTCGGCTCCGCCTACCTGGTCTTCGCGGCGGTCGACGCCGACGGCAAGCCGCGCCGGGTGCCGCCGGTGGTCCCGGAGACCGAGCGGGACGAGCGCCGCTGCCAGGAGGCCCAGATCCGCCGCACCCACCGCCTGGCCCGCCGCCGGGCGATCATGGAGCTACGGGAGAAGCGCGCCGCCGAGGGCCTCGCGGACTGA
- a CDS encoding LCP family protein, which yields MPTPPGSPARPAQRRPRPAGAPHPPVRRKKPRWAMRAVTTLSVVVLASAGIGHAVVTSLDADIERVDPFKDMKNRPQAGNGMNVLLVGTDGRDRITAQDRRKYRLGGAPCHCTDTIMIVHISEDRERASVVSLPRDSYAMTPAHVDQVTGKQHEGHPIKINAAYAEGGPQLTVRTVEDMTHVKINHYLEVDFTSFMKTVDVLDGVPICTAEPLKDTYTGLDLPAGRHTLRGGQALQYVRARHVDGASDLGRMQRQQRFLAGLIERSTSSGVLLNPMRFRDVTQAVLGSVRADKGFGTDELLDLGRAMRNFSPSSSEFTTVPIGQMGFLVKGVGSTLKWDPDKAGRLFRALREDRPLAVHRPRSRAVRVEVAPQQIRVQVENGTPTEGLGKRVDAALAATGFRTTRVPTRSPDHTARRTVVAYDPRWDRSAKSLSAALPGSELRAVKGQGAVLKVVAGTDFRQVRKVRADDPSQGEFGVTTGDQVGCA from the coding sequence ATGCCCACGCCGCCCGGCTCTCCCGCCCGACCAGCGCAGCGGCGCCCCAGGCCCGCCGGTGCGCCGCATCCGCCCGTACGGCGGAAAAAGCCCCGCTGGGCCATGCGGGCGGTGACCACGCTGTCCGTCGTGGTGCTCGCCTCGGCCGGCATCGGGCACGCGGTCGTCACCAGCCTCGACGCGGACATCGAACGGGTGGACCCGTTCAAGGACATGAAGAACCGGCCGCAGGCCGGGAACGGCATGAACGTGCTGCTCGTCGGCACCGACGGCCGCGACCGCATCACGGCGCAGGACCGGCGGAAGTACCGGCTCGGCGGCGCCCCCTGCCACTGCACCGACACGATCATGATCGTGCACATCTCGGAGGACCGGGAGCGCGCGAGCGTGGTGAGCCTGCCCCGCGACTCGTACGCCATGACGCCCGCGCACGTCGACCAGGTCACCGGGAAGCAGCACGAGGGTCACCCCATCAAGATCAACGCGGCGTACGCGGAGGGCGGTCCGCAGCTGACCGTGCGCACGGTCGAGGACATGACCCACGTGAAGATCAACCACTACCTGGAGGTCGACTTCACCAGCTTCATGAAGACCGTCGACGTCCTCGACGGCGTTCCGATCTGCACCGCGGAACCGTTGAAGGACACCTACACCGGCCTGGACCTGCCGGCCGGCCGGCACACCCTGCGCGGCGGACAGGCCCTGCAGTACGTCCGCGCGCGGCACGTCGACGGCGCCTCCGACCTCGGCCGTATGCAGCGCCAGCAGCGCTTCCTGGCCGGTCTGATCGAGCGGTCGACCTCCTCCGGCGTGCTGCTGAACCCGATGAGGTTCCGGGACGTCACACAGGCGGTGCTCGGCTCCGTACGGGCCGACAAGGGCTTCGGCACGGACGAACTGCTGGACCTCGGGCGGGCGATGCGGAACTTCTCGCCCTCCTCCTCGGAGTTCACGACGGTGCCGATCGGGCAGATGGGCTTCCTCGTGAAGGGCGTCGGTTCGACGCTGAAGTGGGACCCGGACAAGGCCGGTCGCCTCTTCCGGGCGCTGCGCGAGGACCGGCCCCTGGCCGTGCACCGGCCCAGGAGCCGCGCCGTGCGGGTGGAGGTGGCCCCGCAGCAGATCCGGGTCCAGGTGGAGAACGGGACCCCCACGGAAGGGCTCGGCAAGCGGGTCGACGCGGCGCTGGCGGCGACCGGCTTCCGTACGACACGGGTGCCGACCCGTTCGCCGGACCACACCGCCAGGCGGACGGTCGTCGCCTACGACCCCCGCTGGGACCGTTCGGCGAAGTCGCTGTCGGCGGCGCTGCCGGGCAGCGAGCTGCGGGCGGTGAAGGGCCAGGGAGCCGTACTGAAGGTTGTCGCGGGGACCGACTTCAGGCAGGTGCGGAAGGTCCGGGCGGACGATCCGTCCCAGGGCGAGTTCGGGGTCACCACGGGCGACCAGGTGGGATGCGCGTGA